The stretch of DNA GCGTTGCGCTCCTCGAACTGCTGTTCGAGCACGTGTGGCACGCCACCCCCCAGTTCGTACCCGCCGACGCCGAGATGTCCGACGTCGAGTCATTCGAGCGCGACCCGCACGAGGCGCGACTCGTGATCGGCGACGCCGCGCTCCTGCTCCATACCAGGCTCCACGCGCCCGGCGACGCGCCGCTCGCCCGGCCCAGCGACTACCAGCACGCCTACGACCTGGGCGCCGAATGGAAGCGGTGGACCGGCCTCCCGTTCGTGTTTGCCGTGTGGGTGGCGCAACGCACTGCCGATGTGCAACAGGCGCTGGCCGCGCACGGCCGCCTCATCACCTCACGCGACTGGGGGCTGGCCCACCTCGATACGCTCGCCGCCCAGGCCTCGCTCGCCACCGGGGTGGCGCGTTCGGTGTGCCTCGAATACCTCTCCGGCCTCGACTACCGGCTGTCGTACAGCCACCTGGCCGGCCTCACGGAATTCTTCCGCCGGCTGGTGGCGGCGGGCCGCGTCCCCGATGGCTCGCTCCGTTTCCTCCCCGCGGCCTAGACGGTACCGCTATGCGCGATCTTCTGGACTTCTATACCAATGCCCCGCTGCTCGAACTCGGCGCCGAAGCCGATCGCGTGCGGCGCCAGCAACATCCCGACGACATCGTCACCTTCATCGTCGACCGCAATATCAATTACACCAACGTGTGCGTGGCCGACTGCGGGTTCTGCGCGTTCTACCGCCGCCCCAAGCACGCCGAAGGATGGACGCTGTCGTACGAGCAGATCGGCGCCAAGATCGAGGAGGCCAAAGCCCTCGGCGCGGTGCAGATCCTCATGCAGGGCGGGCACAACCCGTACATCCCGTTCGAGTGGTACCTCGACCTGCTGCGCTACATCAAGCGGAATCACCCCATCCACATCCACGGCTTCAGCCCGAGTGAGGTGGATTTCTTCGCCAAGCTGTTCCGGCTCGACGCGCGCGACGTGATCCGCGAACTGATGAAGGCGGGACTCGACTCCATCCCCGGCGGCGGCGGCGAGATCCTCGTCCAACGGGTGCGCGACCAGGTGGCCCGCAAGAAGGCCGGCGCCGACCGCTGGCTCGAAATCATGGAGATGGCCCACGAGGCGGGGATGAGAACCTCGGTCACCATGATGTACGGCATCGGCGAGACCCTGGCCGAGCGCATCGAGCACCTGGAACGCGTGCGCGACGTGCAGTCGCGCACCCACGGCTTCACGGCGTTCATTTGCTGGCCGCTCCAGCCGGAGAACACGCCCCAGATGTCCCACATGCCCAAAACGGACGCCGTGGACTACCTGCGCACGGTAGCCATGGCGCGCGTTGTGCTCGACAACGTGCCCAACCTGCAGGCCAGTTGGGTCACGATGGGAATGAAGGTCGGCCAGATCGCCCTCCGGTTCGGCTGCAATGATTTCGGATCGCTCATGATCGAGGAGAACGTCGTCTCGGCAGCCAATACCACCTTCCGGACGACCACCGACGAAATGGAACGGCTGATCCGTGACGCCGGCTTCACTCCCGCACGACGGCGCCAGGACTACTCGATCATCCCCCTGCGTGCGGATGCCGCGGCGTAGCCGGCGCGGCCGCACCCCGCGGCCGGCCGGCCGCCGCTCCCGCTCCGTGGTCGCCGCATGACCCGCACCGGCATCGGATACGATTCGCACCGCTTCGCCCCCCCGGGACCGATGGTCCTCGGCGGGGTCACGATCGAGAGCGACGTGCGCCTCGCCGGCCACTCCGATGGCGACGCCGTGGCCCACGCCGTGACCGACGCCGTGCTCGGCGCCGCCTCGCTCGGCGACATCGGGCACCTCTTTCCCGATCACGATCCGGCCAACGAGAACCGTGACTCGATCGAGATGCTTCGCATCGCCGTCGACCGTATACACCAGGCTGGCTGGCGCGTCCAACAGGTCGACGTCGTCGTCGTCGCGGAATATCCGCGGGTAGGCCCGCACCGCGACGCCATGCGCACCTGCCTGGCCGACGCGCTCGGCGTCACCCTCGCCGACGTCAGCGTCAAGGGCAAGTCCAACGAGGGGATGGGCTGGATCGGCCGCGGCGAGGGGCTCGCCTGCATCGCGACCGCAAGCATCGTCCGCGCGGCCTGAGGCCGTGAACCCCTCGACGGTGCTCGATTGGCTCGGGGCATTGCCCCTCGGGACGTTGTACGTCGTGCTCGCCGCCTTTGCCGCCGCTGAGAACGTCTTTCCACCGCTCCCCGCCGATTCGGTGGTCGCAATAGGCAGTTTTCTCGCTGCCCGAGGTCAGGGCACCGCGTTCGCCGCCTTTGCCGCCGTCCTCGCCGGGAATCTCGCGGGCGCTATGGCCACGTACGCCGTGGGCCGGCGGTACGGAGCCGACCGGCTCGAGCGGCGGATGTTCGGCAACCGGGCGGCGGAAGTCGACGCGCAGCTCGATGCCTATTACGGGCGGTACGGGCTGGCGGCGCTCTTTCTCGGGCGGTTCATACCGGGGGTGCGCGCCCTCGTGCCTCCATTCGCGGGCGCGCTTCGCGTTCCGCCGCTCACTGCGGCGCTGCTCATCGGCCTCGCGTCCGCCATCTGGTACGGCACGGTGAGCTACGTCGGATTCACGCTCGGCGCCGACTGGCCAACCGTGGCCCGCGCCCTGTCGCGCGAGGGCAGGACCGTGGCCGCCATCGCGGCCGTGCTCGCGCTCGGACTGGCCACCATGTGGTACCTGCGGTGGAGGAAGCAGTGACGGACGAGGGCATCGCTCGAGCGTTCTTGCTGGAGCGGTTCACCGACTATCTGTCGCTGGAGCAGGGGGCCTCGCCACGCACGCAGGAGGCGTACGCCCGTGATGTGGGCCGAATGGCCGAATTCGCCACTGCCAGCGGGGCCAAACAGCCGGCCGATGTCACCCCCAAGTTGCTCCGCGAGTTCATGTACCACCTCAAGGACCTCGGGCTCGCGCCCGCATCCATCCGCCGCGGTGTGTCCGGCGTTCGCACCTACTTCCGGTTCCTGCTCGCCGACGGGCTGCTGCTCCAGGACCCCAGCGAGCGGCTGGAGACACCCAAGAAGTGGCGCACGCTTCCCGACGTGCTCACCGTGGCGGACGTCGCCAGCCTGCTCGCCGCTCCGACGATGGACGATCCGCTCTACTTCCGCGACCGCGCGATGCTCGAACTCGCGTACGGGGCGGGGCTGCGTGTTTCGGAGTGGATCACGATCGGGATCAAGGATCTGCTGTTCGACCAGGGAGTGGTGCGCGTCCTGGGCAAGGGGAACAAGGAGCGCCTCGTGCCC from Gemmatimonadaceae bacterium encodes:
- a CDS encoding menaquinone biosynthesis protein; translated protein: MRIGRIPYINCYPVYGAIDRGIVPLDGELVDGVPTVLNRGMRDGTLDVSVISAVEYAADASRYLLLPDLGITSDGPVRSVVMFSKRPAEALSGQRVLVSRSSMTSVALLELLFEHVWHATPQFVPADAEMSDVESFERDPHEARLVIGDAALLLHTRLHAPGDAPLARPSDYQHAYDLGAEWKRWTGLPFVFAVWVAQRTADVQQALAAHGRLITSRDWGLAHLDTLAAQASLATGVARSVCLEYLSGLDYRLSYSHLAGLTEFFRRLVAAGRVPDGSLRFLPAA
- the mqnC gene encoding cyclic dehypoxanthinyl futalosine synthase, which produces MRDLLDFYTNAPLLELGAEADRVRRQQHPDDIVTFIVDRNINYTNVCVADCGFCAFYRRPKHAEGWTLSYEQIGAKIEEAKALGAVQILMQGGHNPYIPFEWYLDLLRYIKRNHPIHIHGFSPSEVDFFAKLFRLDARDVIRELMKAGLDSIPGGGGEILVQRVRDQVARKKAGADRWLEIMEMAHEAGMRTSVTMMYGIGETLAERIEHLERVRDVQSRTHGFTAFICWPLQPENTPQMSHMPKTDAVDYLRTVAMARVVLDNVPNLQASWVTMGMKVGQIALRFGCNDFGSLMIEENVVSAANTTFRTTTDEMERLIRDAGFTPARRRQDYSIIPLRADAAA
- the ispF gene encoding 2-C-methyl-D-erythritol 2,4-cyclodiphosphate synthase, producing MTRTGIGYDSHRFAPPGPMVLGGVTIESDVRLAGHSDGDAVAHAVTDAVLGAASLGDIGHLFPDHDPANENRDSIEMLRIAVDRIHQAGWRVQQVDVVVVAEYPRVGPHRDAMRTCLADALGVTLADVSVKGKSNEGMGWIGRGEGLACIATASIVRAA
- a CDS encoding DedA family protein; this encodes MNPSTVLDWLGALPLGTLYVVLAAFAAAENVFPPLPADSVVAIGSFLAARGQGTAFAAFAAVLAGNLAGAMATYAVGRRYGADRLERRMFGNRAAEVDAQLDAYYGRYGLAALFLGRFIPGVRALVPPFAGALRVPPLTAALLIGLASAIWYGTVSYVGFTLGADWPTVARALSREGRTVAAIAAVLALGLATMWYLRWRKQ
- the xerD gene encoding site-specific tyrosine recombinase XerD — translated: MTDEGIARAFLLERFTDYLSLEQGASPRTQEAYARDVGRMAEFATASGAKQPADVTPKLLREFMYHLKDLGLAPASIRRGVSGVRTYFRFLLADGLLLQDPSERLETPKKWRTLPDVLTVADVASLLAAPTMDDPLYFRDRAMLELAYGAGLRVSEWITIGIKDLLFDQGVVRVLGKGNKERLVPLGRNAIATLAIYLRELRPKLERGAGKGALFLNARGEPLTRMGAWKILRKYVERAGIEKHVSPHTLRHSFATHLLEGGADLRAVQEMLGHSDISTTQIYTHVDREYLRSVHRQYHPRA